The proteins below are encoded in one region of Mycolicibacterium neworleansense:
- a CDS encoding homoserine dehydrogenase → MSEKSIGVAVLGLGNVGSEVVRIINESATDLAARIGAPLELRGIGVRKVSGDRGVPKDLLTDDIMELVSRDDVDIVVELMGPVKPARKAILAALEQGKSVVTANKALMAQSTGELAQAAEKARVDLYFEAAVAGAIPVIRPLTQSLAGDTVLRVAGIVNGTTNYILSEMDSTGADYTSALADAGALGYAEADPTADVEGYDAAAKAAILASIAFHTRVTADDVYREGITKVSAADFESARALGCTIKLLAICERLTSDEGKQRVSARVYPALVPLSHPLAAVNGAFNAVVVEAEAAGRLMFYGQGAGGAPTASAVMGDVVMAARNRVQGGRGPRESKYAKLPIAPIGFIPTRYYVNMNVSDRPGVLSAVAAEFAKREVSIAEVRQEGMVDEEGQPCGARIVVVTHQATDAALSETVEALADLDVVQTINSVLRMEGTTA, encoded by the coding sequence ATGAGTGAGAAGTCCATCGGCGTAGCGGTCCTGGGGCTGGGCAACGTCGGCAGCGAAGTGGTGCGCATCATCAACGAGAGCGCCACCGATCTCGCAGCCCGTATCGGTGCCCCGCTCGAGCTGCGCGGTATCGGAGTGCGCAAGGTCTCCGGTGACCGTGGCGTGCCGAAGGATCTGCTCACCGACGACATCATGGAGTTGGTGTCACGCGACGACGTCGACATCGTGGTGGAGTTGATGGGTCCGGTGAAGCCGGCCCGCAAGGCCATCCTCGCCGCGCTCGAACAGGGCAAGTCGGTGGTCACCGCCAACAAGGCGCTGATGGCGCAGTCCACCGGTGAACTCGCGCAGGCCGCCGAAAAGGCGCGCGTGGACCTGTATTTCGAGGCCGCGGTGGCGGGTGCCATCCCGGTCATCCGGCCGCTCACCCAATCGCTGGCCGGCGACACGGTGCTGCGGGTGGCCGGCATCGTCAACGGCACCACCAACTACATCCTGTCCGAGATGGACAGCACCGGCGCCGATTACACCTCGGCCCTGGCCGACGCCGGCGCGCTGGGTTACGCCGAGGCCGATCCCACCGCCGACGTCGAGGGCTACGACGCCGCGGCCAAGGCCGCGATCCTGGCCTCGATCGCCTTCCACACCCGGGTCACCGCCGACGACGTGTATCGCGAAGGCATCACCAAGGTGAGCGCGGCCGACTTCGAGTCCGCACGCGCGCTGGGTTGCACCATCAAGCTCCTGGCCATCTGTGAGCGGCTGACCAGTGATGAAGGCAAGCAACGTGTTTCGGCCCGGGTCTACCCGGCACTGGTGCCGTTGTCCCACCCGCTCGCCGCGGTCAACGGCGCCTTCAACGCGGTGGTGGTCGAGGCCGAGGCGGCCGGCCGGCTGATGTTCTACGGCCAGGGCGCCGGGGGAGCGCCGACCGCATCGGCGGTGATGGGCGACGTCGTGATGGCCGCGCGCAACCGGGTCCAGGGTGGCCGTGGCCCGCGCGAATCGAAGTACGCCAAGTTGCCGATCGCCCCGATCGGGTTCATCCCCACCCGTTACTACGTCAACATGAATGTTTCGGACCGGCCCGGCGTGTTGTCCGCCGTGGCAGCCGAATTCGCCAAGCGTGAGGTCAGCATCGCCGAGGTGCGCCAGGAGGGCATGGTCGACGAGGAGGGGCAGCCGTGTGGCGCCCGGATCGTCGTGGTCACCCACCAGGCCACCGATGCCGCGCTCTCGGAAACCGTCGAGGCGCTGGCCGATCTCGACGTGGTGCAGACCATCAACAGCGTGCTGCGTATGGAAGGAACGACCGCATGA
- the lysA gene encoding diaminopimelate decarboxylase: MNAHPAGPRHAEEIHHPGAPEKPQTPDEILLLAPNVWPRNLVRGNDGVVTIAGVPVTELAAQYGTPLFVIDEDDFRSRCRDIAAAFGGGDYVHYAAKAFLCSEIARWVDQEGLSLDVATGGELAVALHANFPPERITLHGNNKSVAELTTAVKAGVGHVVVDSLIEIERLDEVAAAAGIVQDVLVRVTPGVEAHTHEFISTAHEDQKFGLSLASGAAMEAVRKVFATDNLRLVGLHSHIGSQIFDVAGFEVAAHRVIGLLRDVVSEFGVEKTSQMSVIDLGGGLGISYVPQDDPPPMQELADKLKAIVRSESEAVGLPTPKLVVEPGRAIAGPGTITLYEVGTVKDVAVSASAQRRYVSVDGGMSDNIRPALYDAEYDARLVSRVSDAPAALARIVGKHCETGDIIVRDTWVSDDIAPGDLLAVAATGAYCYSMSSRYNLLCRPAVVAVKDGKTRLVLRRETVDDLLSLEVSGQ; encoded by the coding sequence GTGAACGCGCATCCCGCCGGACCCAGGCACGCCGAGGAGATCCACCACCCCGGCGCGCCCGAGAAGCCGCAGACCCCTGACGAAATCCTGCTGCTGGCCCCGAACGTGTGGCCCCGCAACCTGGTTCGCGGCAACGACGGAGTGGTGACGATCGCCGGGGTACCCGTCACCGAGCTGGCGGCCCAATACGGCACCCCGCTGTTCGTGATCGACGAGGACGACTTCCGGTCCCGCTGCCGCGATATCGCCGCGGCCTTCGGCGGTGGCGACTACGTGCACTACGCCGCCAAGGCGTTCCTGTGCAGCGAGATCGCGCGGTGGGTCGACCAGGAGGGCCTGTCCCTCGACGTCGCAACCGGGGGAGAGTTGGCCGTTGCCCTGCACGCGAACTTCCCGCCCGAGCGAATCACCCTGCACGGCAACAACAAATCCGTCGCTGAGCTGACCACCGCGGTCAAGGCCGGGGTCGGGCACGTGGTGGTCGATTCCCTGATCGAGATCGAGCGCCTGGACGAGGTCGCCGCAGCGGCGGGCATCGTCCAGGACGTGCTGGTCCGGGTTACCCCGGGCGTGGAGGCGCACACCCACGAGTTCATCTCGACCGCGCACGAGGACCAGAAGTTCGGCCTGTCGCTGGCCAGCGGTGCGGCGATGGAAGCGGTCCGCAAGGTGTTCGCCACCGACAACCTGCGCCTGGTCGGATTGCACAGCCACATCGGCAGCCAGATCTTCGATGTGGCCGGCTTCGAAGTGGCCGCCCACCGGGTGATCGGCCTACTGCGCGATGTCGTCTCCGAGTTCGGGGTCGAGAAGACGTCGCAGATGTCGGTCATCGACCTGGGTGGCGGTCTGGGCATTTCCTATGTGCCGCAAGATGATCCGCCGCCGATGCAGGAGCTTGCCGACAAGCTCAAGGCCATCGTGCGCAGCGAGTCCGAGGCCGTCGGGCTGCCCACGCCCAAGCTGGTGGTGGAACCGGGCCGCGCCATCGCCGGTCCGGGCACCATCACGCTCTACGAGGTCGGCACCGTCAAGGACGTCGCGGTCAGCGCCTCGGCGCAGCGGCGCTACGTGAGCGTCGACGGCGGGATGAGCGACAACATCCGCCCGGCCCTGTACGACGCCGAATACGACGCGCGACTGGTCTCCCGCGTCAGCGACGCACCCGCGGCCCTGGCGCGCATCGTCGGAAAACACTGCGAGACCGGTGACATCATCGTCCGCGATACCTGGGTCTCCGATGACATCGCGCCGGGCGATCTGCTGGCAGTGGCCGCGACCGGCGCCTACTGCTACTCGATGTCGAGTCGGTACAACCTGCTGTGCCGGCCCGCCGTGGTGGCGGTGAAGGACGGCAAGACGCGGTTGGTGCTCCGCCGGGAGACCGTCGACGATCTTTTGAGCCTGGAGGTGAGTGGTCAATGA
- the argS gene encoding arginine--tRNA ligase — MTPADLAELLKATAAAVLTEHDLDTAALPDTVTVERPRNLEHGDYATNLALQLGKKVGVNPRELAGWLATALTAADGVAAAEVAGPGFVNLRIEASAQGVIVTNVLGAGAAYGNSTELNEKVNLEFVSANPTGPIHIGGTRWAAVGDALGRLLSTQGADVTREYYFNDHGAQIDRFARSLVAAAKGEPAPEDGYAGTYINDIAASVLAKRPDVMSLPADEQQETFRVIGVDLMFTHIKESLHEFGTDFDVYTHEDSMHTSGRVDQAIAKLRETGNIYEKDGATWLRTTEFGDDKDRVVIKSDGNAAYIAGDLAYYLDKRQRGFDLCIYMLGADHHGYIARLKAAAAALGDNPDTVEVLIGQMVNLVRDGQPVRMSKRAGTVITLDDLVEAIGVDAARYSLIRSSVDTPIDIDLALWSSASNENPVYYVQYAHARLSALARNAADLGVTADTAHLDLLTHEKEGILIRNLGEFPRVLKAAAALREPHRVCRYLEDLAGDYHRFYDACRVLPQGDENPGELNSARLALCDATRQVIANGLAILGVTAPERM, encoded by the coding sequence GTGACCCCCGCCGACCTTGCAGAGCTGCTCAAGGCTACTGCCGCCGCAGTGCTGACCGAACACGACCTGGACACCGCCGCGTTGCCCGACACCGTCACGGTCGAGCGCCCGCGCAACCTTGAGCACGGCGACTACGCGACCAACCTCGCGCTGCAGCTCGGTAAGAAGGTCGGCGTCAATCCGCGCGAGCTGGCCGGCTGGCTGGCCACCGCCCTGACCGCAGCCGACGGCGTCGCCGCCGCCGAGGTCGCCGGGCCCGGGTTCGTCAACCTGCGCATCGAGGCGTCCGCGCAGGGCGTCATCGTCACCAACGTGCTGGGTGCGGGTGCGGCCTACGGCAATTCCACCGAGCTGAACGAGAAGGTCAACCTGGAGTTCGTCTCGGCCAACCCGACCGGACCCATCCATATCGGCGGCACCCGCTGGGCCGCCGTGGGCGATGCGCTTGGCCGGCTGCTGTCCACCCAGGGGGCCGACGTCACCCGCGAGTACTACTTCAACGACCACGGCGCCCAGATCGACCGGTTCGCCCGCTCGTTGGTCGCCGCGGCCAAGGGGGAGCCGGCCCCGGAGGACGGCTACGCCGGTACCTACATCAACGACATCGCCGCGTCCGTGCTGGCCAAACGCCCCGATGTGATGAGCCTGCCCGCCGACGAGCAGCAGGAAACCTTCCGTGTGATCGGCGTGGACCTGATGTTCACCCACATCAAGGAATCGCTGCACGAGTTCGGCACCGACTTCGACGTCTACACCCACGAAGACTCGATGCACACCTCCGGCCGCGTGGACCAGGCCATCGCCAAGCTGCGCGAGACCGGCAACATTTACGAGAAGGACGGCGCAACCTGGTTGCGCACCACCGAATTCGGCGACGACAAGGACCGCGTCGTCATCAAGAGCGACGGCAACGCCGCCTACATCGCTGGTGACCTCGCCTACTACCTCGACAAGCGCCAGCGCGGATTCGACCTGTGCATCTACATGCTCGGCGCCGACCACCACGGTTACATCGCCCGGCTGAAGGCGGCCGCCGCGGCGCTCGGGGACAACCCGGACACCGTCGAGGTGCTGATCGGGCAGATGGTCAATCTGGTCCGCGACGGCCAGCCGGTGCGGATGAGCAAGCGGGCCGGCACCGTCATCACCCTCGACGATCTGGTCGAGGCAATCGGCGTGGACGCCGCGCGGTACTCGCTCATCCGGTCTTCGGTGGACACCCCGATCGACATCGATCTGGCGCTGTGGTCCAGTGCGTCCAACGAAAACCCGGTCTACTACGTGCAATACGCACACGCCCGGCTGTCGGCCCTGGCGCGCAACGCCGCCGACCTCGGCGTCACCGCCGACACCGCCCACCTGGATCTGCTGACCCATGAGAAAGAGGGCATCCTGATCCGCAACCTGGGCGAGTTCCCCCGGGTGCTCAAGGCCGCTGCCGCGCTGCGGGAGCCGCACCGGGTGTGCCGGTACCTGGAAGACCTGGCCGGGGACTACCACCGGTTCTACGACGCCTGCCGCGTGCTGCCGCAGGGCGATGAAAACCCGGGCGAGCTCAATTCGGCACGGCTCGCCCTGTGTGACGCCACCCGTCAGGTGATCGCCAACGGTCTGGCCATCCTCGGTGTCACCGCCCCGGAGCGGATGTGA
- a CDS encoding YybH family protein yields the protein MSDSTDPMAAVRRYIDAFNNGDADAMAAVCADPMQILDGMAPHVWQGPRATQDWWRDVLTEGQHLGASGYRITLDEPRHVDVNGDCGYVVVPATMTFDLKGQTVVQTGGVFTVALRDGADGWRLSAWAWAKGTNSPA from the coding sequence ATGTCTGACTCGACCGATCCGATGGCGGCGGTCCGCCGGTATATCGACGCCTTCAACAACGGTGATGCCGACGCGATGGCCGCGGTGTGCGCTGATCCCATGCAAATTCTCGACGGCATGGCGCCGCATGTGTGGCAGGGGCCGAGGGCAACTCAAGACTGGTGGCGCGATGTGCTCACCGAAGGGCAACATCTCGGCGCATCGGGGTACCGCATCACGCTCGATGAGCCACGGCATGTCGACGTCAACGGGGACTGCGGCTATGTCGTCGTTCCGGCGACGATGACGTTCGACCTCAAGGGGCAGACGGTCGTGCAGACCGGGGGAGTCTTCACGGTCGCACTCCGCGATGGTGCCGACGGATGGCGGCTGAGCGCCTGGGCGTGGGCCAAGGGAACCAACAGCCCTGCATGA